Proteins encoded by one window of Winogradskyella sp. PG-2:
- a CDS encoding NAD(P)H-dependent flavin oxidoreductase has translation MANRITDLFNIKHPIIQAGMIWNSGWRLASAASNSGILGLIGAGSMYPDVLREHIQKCKAATDQPFGVNVPMLYPNITEIMDIIVEEGVKIVFTSAGNPKTWTKWLQEKGITVVHVVSSVKFALKAQDAGVDAIVAEGFEAGGHNGRDETTTLTLIPMVKEQLQIPLIAAGGIATGKAMLACMVLGADGVQVGSRFVASEESSAHQAFKQVVVDAKEGDTQLTLKELAPVRLIKNNFYNELQELYKTAPTPEQLKEFLGRARAKRGMFEGDLEDGELEIGQIAGLIQDVKPVAEIVEDMLGEFESSKQNIASL, from the coding sequence ATGGCGAATAGAATCACAGATCTTTTTAATATAAAACACCCAATTATTCAAGCAGGTATGATTTGGAATAGTGGCTGGAGACTTGCCTCAGCAGCGAGTAACTCAGGAATCTTAGGTCTAATAGGTGCAGGTTCAATGTATCCAGATGTGTTGCGAGAGCATATTCAAAAATGCAAGGCAGCAACCGACCAACCTTTTGGAGTCAATGTGCCCATGCTGTATCCTAACATCACTGAGATAATGGATATTATAGTAGAGGAAGGAGTGAAGATTGTTTTTACTTCTGCCGGAAATCCAAAGACCTGGACCAAATGGTTACAAGAAAAAGGTATTACAGTAGTGCATGTGGTAAGCAGTGTAAAGTTTGCTTTAAAAGCACAAGATGCAGGAGTTGACGCTATTGTAGCTGAAGGCTTTGAAGCCGGAGGACATAATGGACGTGACGAAACCACAACCTTAACGTTGATTCCAATGGTAAAAGAACAATTACAAATTCCATTAATAGCAGCAGGAGGCATTGCTACTGGTAAAGCCATGTTGGCTTGTATGGTATTAGGAGCCGATGGAGTACAAGTTGGTAGCCGATTTGTAGCCAGTGAAGAATCTTCTGCGCACCAAGCCTTTAAGCAAGTGGTCGTTGATGCTAAAGAAGGGGATACACAACTCACGCTAAAAGAGCTAGCTCCGGTTAGACTTATTAAAAACAATTTCTACAACGAGTTACAAGAACTTTATAAAACGGCACCAACACCAGAACAACTCAAAGAATTTTTAGGCAGAGCTAGAGCTAAACGTGGTATGTTTGAAGGCGATTTAGAAGATGGAGAACTAGAGATAGGGCAAATTGCAGGTTTAATCCAAGATGTAAAACCTGTTGCTGAGATTGTGGAGGATATGCTAGGTGAGTTTGAATCATCTAAGCAAAATATAGCTTCACTTTAG
- a CDS encoding S8 family serine peptidase, protein MFRKLIMLLLLLISINSYAQEDAWIYLTDKPNVSAALTNPISILTQKAIDRKQNHNIVIDARDVPVNETYITDLKTQTGITVLAKSKWFNAVYVRGLETDINALSALGYVATIDFANNSLDVAGRSEVIQDKTEVEDDNVVFTYGDTQNQVEMINVDNLHVADFTGEGITIAVMDSGFPNVNTMGAFQRLRDNGDLLDGYDFVNRDADVYASAASSHGTRVLSDMAGFVQDEFVGTAPDASYYLFLTEDAGSETPAEESYWVEAAERADSLGVDMINTSLGYRVFDNASHNYTPADMDGQTAFITKGASIAVEKGILVVVSAGNSGATTWQTVGAPADSPDVLSVGAVDANGNYVAFSSQGGTAQVGYQKPDVVARGGSAYVIDQNNSITQNNGTSFSGPILCGGIASLWQAIPNASPTEVMDYVRQSASQFNNPDDLLGYGIPDLDLARSIALSLDESLIEDFSFYPNPVQNELSFRIPSFTSEVELSIYNQLGKEVLKQILFENSKPIQVSRFSTGIYIMKLSTDTRSKTFKFIKQ, encoded by the coding sequence ATGTTTAGAAAATTAATCATGCTTTTATTGCTCCTTATTTCAATAAACAGCTACGCTCAAGAAGATGCATGGATTTATCTCACAGATAAACCAAACGTATCTGCTGCCTTGACAAATCCAATTTCCATACTTACTCAGAAGGCTATTGACAGAAAACAAAATCACAATATCGTTATAGATGCTCGCGATGTGCCTGTAAACGAAACGTATATTACAGACTTAAAAACACAAACGGGAATTACTGTACTTGCAAAATCAAAATGGTTTAACGCAGTATATGTTCGCGGGCTTGAAACGGATATCAATGCATTAAGTGCCTTAGGTTATGTTGCTACTATTGACTTTGCAAATAATAGTTTAGATGTTGCAGGACGTTCTGAGGTGATACAAGATAAAACTGAAGTTGAAGATGATAATGTGGTATTCACTTATGGTGATACGCAGAACCAAGTAGAAATGATTAATGTAGATAATTTGCATGTTGCAGATTTTACGGGAGAAGGCATTACCATTGCAGTAATGGATTCTGGTTTCCCAAATGTGAATACTATGGGAGCGTTTCAAAGACTTAGAGATAATGGAGATTTGCTAGATGGTTATGACTTTGTAAACAGAGATGCAGATGTATATGCAAGTGCAGCAAGTTCTCATGGCACAAGAGTATTGAGTGATATGGCAGGTTTTGTACAAGACGAATTTGTTGGTACAGCACCAGATGCCTCCTATTACTTATTTTTAACAGAAGATGCTGGCAGTGAAACACCTGCAGAAGAAAGTTATTGGGTAGAAGCGGCAGAACGCGCTGATAGTTTGGGTGTCGATATGATTAATACTTCGCTCGGTTATCGTGTCTTTGATAATGCGAGTCATAATTACACGCCTGCAGATATGGATGGTCAAACGGCATTTATAACAAAAGGTGCGTCTATCGCAGTAGAAAAAGGCATATTGGTTGTAGTCAGTGCAGGCAATTCTGGTGCAACAACATGGCAAACTGTAGGTGCACCAGCAGATTCACCAGATGTGTTATCTGTTGGAGCGGTTGATGCCAATGGTAATTATGTGGCATTTAGTTCGCAAGGTGGTACAGCACAAGTAGGTTATCAGAAACCCGATGTTGTAGCTCGTGGTGGTTCAGCATATGTTATAGATCAAAATAATAGTATCACTCAAAACAATGGCACCTCATTTAGTGGTCCAATTCTTTGTGGTGGTATAGCATCCTTATGGCAAGCCATACCAAATGCATCTCCAACCGAGGTCATGGATTATGTACGGCAATCGGCTTCACAATTTAACAATCCAGATGATTTATTAGGCTATGGAATACCCGATTTAGATCTAGCACGAAGCATCGCATTATCTCTTGATGAATCATTGATTGAAGACTTTAGTTTCTATCCCAATCCTGTACAAAACGAATTGAGTTTTAGAATCCCTTCTTTCACAAGTGAGGTTGAGCTTTCTATATATAATCAACTGGGAAAAGAGGTGTTAAAGCAAATTCTGTTTGAAAATTCTAAACCAATACAAGTATCTCGTTTCTCAACAGGCATTTACATTATGAAGCTATCAACAGATACACGTTCAAAAACTTTTAAATTTATTAAGCAATAA
- the mnmA gene encoding tRNA 2-thiouridine(34) synthase MnmA: MKRVIVGLSGGVDSSVAAYLLKEQGYEVIGLFMKNWHDDSVTISDECPWLEDSNDAMLVADKLGIPFQTVDLSVQYKERIVDYMFNEYEKGRTPNPDVLCNREIKFDVFMDIALELGADYVATGHYCKKGTIEKDGKAIHQLLAGADNNKDQSYFLCQLSQAQLAKALFPIGELTKPEVREIAKTQDLITAEKKDSQGLCFIGKVRLPEFLQQQLKPKAGDIVEVDASFETYSKAIPKFDSKESELAFLSQKPVYKLSDGKIVGQHQGAHYFTKGQRKGLGVGGTVEPLFVIETDVEDNIIYTGQGKNHPGLYRNVLFVANEELHWIREDLVIAEGETLSVMARIRYRQQLEKATLHKVANGLYVEFENKQSAITEGQFVAWYLKDELVGSGVIS; encoded by the coding sequence GTGAAACGTGTCATAGTAGGACTTTCTGGTGGTGTAGATTCTAGTGTTGCAGCCTATCTTTTAAAAGAGCAAGGTTACGAGGTTATAGGCTTATTTATGAAAAATTGGCACGATGATTCAGTGACTATTTCAGATGAATGTCCTTGGTTAGAAGATAGTAATGATGCTATGCTTGTAGCCGATAAATTAGGTATCCCTTTTCAAACTGTAGATCTAAGTGTACAGTATAAAGAACGTATTGTAGACTATATGTTTAATGAATATGAAAAAGGACGTACACCAAATCCAGATGTATTATGTAATCGCGAAATAAAGTTCGATGTCTTTATGGATATCGCTTTAGAACTAGGTGCAGATTATGTTGCTACTGGTCACTATTGTAAAAAAGGGACTATCGAAAAAGATGGTAAAGCTATTCATCAGTTACTTGCAGGTGCAGACAATAACAAAGACCAGTCGTATTTTTTATGTCAGTTGTCGCAAGCACAATTAGCAAAAGCATTATTTCCTATTGGCGAGTTAACCAAACCAGAAGTTAGAGAAATTGCAAAGACTCAAGATTTAATTACTGCCGAAAAGAAAGATTCTCAAGGCTTGTGTTTTATAGGTAAGGTGAGGCTTCCAGAATTTCTTCAACAACAATTAAAACCTAAAGCAGGTGATATTGTTGAGGTTGATGCATCATTTGAAACTTACAGTAAAGCAATTCCAAAGTTCGATTCTAAAGAAAGTGAATTGGCATTTTTATCTCAGAAGCCTGTTTATAAATTATCTGATGGAAAGATAGTAGGCCAACATCAAGGAGCACATTATTTTACCAAAGGGCAACGCAAAGGTTTAGGAGTTGGTGGTACAGTAGAACCCTTATTTGTTATAGAAACAGACGTGGAAGATAATATCATTTATACTGGTCAAGGGAAAAACCATCCTGGTTTATATAGAAATGTCTTATTTGTAGCCAATGAAGAATTACATTGGATAAGAGAAGACTTGGTTATAGCTGAAGGTGAAACTCTATCAGTAATGGCTAGAATTAGATATAGACAGCAACTCGAAAAAGCGACACTTCATAAAGTGGCTAATGGCTTATATGTTGAGTTTGAAAATAAACAGTCTGCAATTACCGAAGGTCAGTTTGTGGCTTGGTATCTAAAAGACGAATTGGTAGGTTCAGGAGTTATTTCTTAA
- a CDS encoding toxin-antitoxin system YwqK family antitoxin — translation MIKQKIFLTLFFTIILTTAFAQKSVNKFDKDGKRHGLWTKNYHKTDQKRYEGVFSHGKEIDSFKYYTLSKGKSVLSAVKVFNKKDSLADVTFYASNKKVISEGKMNGRQYIGQWIFYHKNSTAKMIVENYNENGLLEGERFVYYKNGLVGEKAFYKNGKLNGEAKWFSEAKVLLRLATYLDNELHGKSINYDLSGNITSEGYYIKDQKKEVWKYYKNGKLSKEIDHTINKVIKKYE, via the coding sequence ATGATTAAACAAAAAATATTTTTGACCTTATTTTTTACAATAATTTTAACAACTGCTTTTGCTCAAAAATCAGTTAATAAGTTCGATAAAGACGGCAAACGTCACGGTTTATGGACAAAAAACTATCATAAGACCGATCAGAAGAGATACGAAGGAGTATTTAGTCATGGTAAAGAAATTGATTCATTTAAGTACTATACTTTATCAAAAGGAAAGAGTGTTTTAAGTGCGGTTAAGGTTTTTAATAAGAAAGATAGTTTAGCAGATGTCACTTTTTATGCTTCAAACAAAAAAGTAATTAGTGAGGGTAAGATGAATGGTAGACAATATATCGGACAATGGATTTTCTATCATAAAAATTCAACAGCTAAGATGATTGTGGAAAACTATAATGAAAATGGATTGTTAGAAGGAGAACGTTTTGTCTATTATAAAAATGGTCTTGTTGGGGAAAAGGCATTTTATAAAAACGGAAAGTTAAATGGAGAAGCCAAATGGTTTTCAGAAGCGAAAGTCTTATTAAGGTTAGCGACTTATCTTGATAATGAATTACATGGTAAATCCATAAACTACGATTTAAGCGGTAATATTACATCAGAAGGTTATTATATAAAGGACCAAAAGAAAGAAGTTTGGAAGTATTATAAAAACGGAAAGTTGTCTAAAGAAATAGATCATACCATTAATAAAGTAATAAAGAAATACGAATAG